In Zygosaccharomyces rouxii strain CBS732 chromosome E complete sequence, the DNA window GTAATCGacagaataaaatttttgtcTATTATAATAGCTACCGTTCCAGGTGTGAACTTGGGACAATGGGATCGGATAGCtatgaaaatgaatcagCATCTGCAAAATAGAAACGCCAGCGACGGGGGCAAACGTGATGATTTTTTCGATGGAAACCAATGCTTTCACTTTTTcgaaaaagaatttgaacCTCTTGTTTCCGATAAAGGTGtgtttgattttttcaaaaagttaCTCGAGCCGCTTTTCCCTAGCCAATGGTTACTATACCGTGACCTGGACTGTATTGCTGCGGATGCGCTCAGAGCGTGCGAAACTCCTTCTGATTAGATCAATGTGGCCTTGTAACGTTAAGAATTTACCAGCTAACGACTACCTCTCGATTCCAAATCAATATACTTTGCTTTGGTCATGggttttcaaaaacattGGTTTTGAGAAGTTTCAAATGAATAATAGAGTCATTGTTCAAAACTAGGTTTTTTGACTGCCACACCACAGAAGCCCAGAAGAGATTAGCTCTTAACGTGCTTTTTATCTCTTATGTCAAACAGATTAACAAGGGGCAGCGAATAAAATAAGAATGGCATGCCAAATcaataagaaaaaatagaCCAGGGTCATAGTTACAGAGAGCGCTAATTCTATTGCCCCCAAGTAAAGCATTGAGGTGCTGAGAATATTGCGAAACTTCTCGAAAATACCGTCTCTACattcatcttcctctgccgtatgtgataatttaccaaaattctCAACGCTCTTGTCATAATTTGCAACTGCTCTCTCGATTAGAACCttatttgatggatttttccaaaaattcctgTACCTTTCTCCTTCGTAATAACACCTTATGTCGTAGGTCTGGCACTCTATTGGTTTTACGATTTCTCTCACAAAAAAGTGCATACAATGCTCTCCACTGTAAAAAAGGGAATACCGATATCCTGTCTCTTTAGAAAAGAGATTAACTCTAGATGTAATTCTCCGCCAAGCTATTGGATCCCCGATCAAGTCCATTTCAGCCACTTCCTTCAATAACGTTTGGAGCACTTTTGTGTCAATATCAACGTTTTTCTTATGGTAGATGAAGTTCACAAAAAACACAGTAAAGAATAGGAAGTAATGAACGATCATCCATACGGGAGAAAATACttctaaaaattttgttTCAAGTTCAGTATCAAAATAGTCGCGCAGACTAAACTAAGGCAACCGTACAAATGGTGATGACACAAATGTACCTAAAAGAGAGAGGCTAATATCGGATATCCATGTTTTCTCGAAAAAATATGGGGCAAGGAAGTACATCAACTTTCCACCAGTACTGTCCTCTGGTAATTCtattttttcctcttcaaaCGTCTGCACACACTTCtctaaatccatttcactCTCGTCACTTATCACACTCATATTGTCTTGTTGGTTAAATACACCATTGCTGCCGCGAGTGTCAGTTTGTATCTGAATTGCCGCCTTTTATGTCTTTTCACTCCGGATTGCTTCCCCCTTGATTGTTCCCTCCCCGCGGGACAGTTTCATGCAGGAGAAACTCGAAGTGTCAAAATGATAACGTATATATACGAAAGTGGTAGACGGGTAGTTCAAAGATCAGTTTGGAAACTCTAATCAGAGCACTGAAAGATTGCCTTATGTCTGGTGTGTCGGCACCTTATTTCACTTTGTTGACCTTTTCTGTTGACAGTATATAGAGCTGCCGGTTTATCATATGTCGATTATGTTCGAGTGTAAACGATGGTTAGTTGTCTATATATTATATATAACCATCGAGTTGAATAAATCCACGAGGTACCGAAAGAAGTACGCGGGAAGTCAGTTCAGCAACAGACACAAATTGCAAGAAGCAATGTCGTATCGCCATCAACTTAACGCTTGTGCTAATAAGGCAGACTTGCTTCACGGACACAAGGGCAAGAAACTGTCGGAGCTACCTCAAGTTTTTAATCAGCGGTTCAGTTGCCATGGAGGTTGTAGAGAGCCCTTAACGTGGTACAAACAGTAGAATACGTATCTATTTCTGATTAAGCTAGCGTCCTGGGTAGGAATTGAGGAATTGCCTAAAAGCCTTTTGATCTCAGAAGGATATATCTGCTCTTGATGCGCATCACCTTTTTGTCAAGAATATCTCTCATATGTTTCTATTTTCAAGCGAGACAGGACATTACAGAAAATATATACGTATAGGCAACATAAACTTTGTTTGAACTTGTTACCCATTGTTACCCATTGTTATCCATTGTTATCCATTGTTATCCATTGTTATCACGAATTCCTTTTTCTGCAATCTTCGTCATGTCGCTccgatgacgataaaaatctgatcTCGTTTCTCATAGCAACTCAGGAAACTACTCACTACATACAAGAAAGGAGtttaaacaagaacaaacatggaatccgataaagaatctcaaaGCCCGTATTACCCAAACAACTCTTCAAGAGTGACTTTACATGGTCGTTTTATGAAATATCCAAGCATCGCTCCCCCCAGTTGATCTCATGTTTATGCCTTGTTGGGTGGGTATCACTATATGGGAGTAATTTAATAAATAAAAAGGAGTCTACGGGTGTCATGTTTGCCACTTTATACCtagaattttcaattctactTCCCCTTGCACGGTTACAATATTCGAAAATGTATCCCAATACAACAGTGTTGGTTCGACAAGTGCTAGAATTGAATCCTCAACGtgatttcaagaaatggGACGACATTGCAAGTAAATTGAACCTTTTATTTTACCAAGAGCATATCTGGAATACACCATACTTTTTTTATGATGGTCAACAGACTCAACTTGCATTCAAGGATAATGTTTTAAGGCCATATCACCAAGGAAAATTTAACGGTATTACTGATGCGGACAAGATTCAATCAGCAAGGAGTTATATGCAATCAATAAAAAAGGATTTTGGATTATCATTGAGAGACAGTTTGTCAAAACCCGTtttaaattccaaattaccCAGAGACACCTACAGAGGCAAGTTCTCCTTTTACTCAAGATATTTGCTCGTGGGATTGACTTATTTGTTTCAAATTGACTCTCTGTTAAAAATTGTAACAACATTTGGCCAAAAACCATTCGAGGCTTTGATTTCGCTCATATATTGGCAGTTTCTGTTCTTGATATTCTACCGCTATCGCTATCGCCTTCTGTATCAAGAGATGGGTACAATGCAAgcaatcaaatttttgtcGATAATAACAAAAGTCAATCCTGAAAAGGAACTGAATAAATGGGATCAAGTAGCCAGACATATGAATGAATATCTAGCTAGTGAGGAAAATAGCAGTCATTCTAAGCGTAGATTTCTGGACGGTAAACGTTGTTTAAACTGTTACAAGACCTACTTTGAGCCTCTATCCGTTGGTAATGGTCCTTCGGAATACTGCGAgctgaaagaaattgttgaaattatAAAACCAGATGCATAGGGCGATACCAATTAGTAAAACTTTGTATTTCTCAAGCACAATCTGAAAGTAGCAGTCTATAATGATTTAAAATATGATAGTATCACAAGTGCTGTGCTGATGGTCCCTCAAAGTACTAAACTTCTCCGGGTGGTACTTTCAGCTCAGATTGCACCCTTTTTCTTGGCTAAAGATAATCTCTAAAGCCAACGATTGGGAAAATAGAATTAACATTTAGAATTGAGAATTGAGAATTCCATGTTCACTTAAGAAATTCTTGTGTGTGCAGAAGTGCCTCGTTAACCACCTGAAGATAGTTTATTTGATAAGCCAGCCCCAGATTGACGTCCATTTACCCTCAGTAACGAACGACCAAACAACACATTAAGAATCGAAAAACTGGCGACAAAAACTTCTCAGAAACAACTAAATACTACTTTGGACGTCTTTAGGCTCACAACTCTCCTCATTTAGTGTAAGCTCTTCAAATGTTTCCCTCATCAAACATTGGGCATCCGCTTTTCTTCTGTTAAAGCTGTACTTGATACCATCAATGCACTTGCCATTAGAcaaataccatttttcccAATCTCCATCAGTGCAAGCACCTTCCCCGAACACTTCCGAAAAATCTATTGTGTAAACGGTATATTCAGCGGGTTGcttgtctttttttttgccGAGGCCTATCACAGCGTTTAAACCCCAGCCATCAAGTACGACATCGAACGCATGTGTAGGTTCATCGAGGTAATATTCCCTCCAATTATTTCCCTGATCCACAGAATAAAAGAACTGCTTCACTGGTGagttctttgaaaaggaagGCTTGCGTATAGCGACGATTATGTTACCgaaatccaaaaatgctGCGTAGACGGGAAATTCAAAAGCTAGCTCCCAAGAAGCACCACCATCTCGTGAAATAAATGTCATTTCATCGTAATCACGTAACACCTCGGTATTTCTTCTGACGACACCGGTTTTCATAAGTATACCAGCTGTTGGTTCATTTCTAGCAGGTTGAAAGTAAGGAGAAAAAAGTTCCTGGAAAAAACAATGTTCTACTTCATTGATATAACATTGGAGC includes these proteins:
- a CDS encoding uncharacterized protein (weakly similar to uniprot|P38363 Saccharomyces cerevisiae YML132W COS3 Protein involved in salt resistance interacts with sodium:hydrogen antiporter Nha1p member of a family of conserved often subtelomerically- encoded proteins) — its product is MFATLYLEFSILLPLARLQYSKMYPNTTVLVRQVLELNPQRDFKKWDDIASKLNLLFYQEHIWNTPYFFYDGQQTQLAFKDNVLRPYHQGKFNGITDADKIQSARSYMQSIKKDFGLSLRDSLSKPVLNSKLPRDTYRGKFSFYSRYLLVGLTYLFQIDSLLKIVTTFGQKPFEALISLIYWQFLFLIFYRYRYRLLYQEMGTMQAIKFLSIITKVNPEKELNKWDQVARHMNEYLASEENSSHSKRRFLDGKRCLNCYKTYFEPLSVGNGPSEYCELKEIVEIIKPDA